The stretch of DNA AAAGCGTCACCACTATCTGGGAAAAGCTTTCTACGAATCAGGGCTTGTGCTAAGCAGTTATAGGTCATCAGCTTGAATCTAAAACCAGTTACTGGTTCTTTCTCGTGTAGAACTAGGAAAGGTCTCTTGATAAAATGTAACTCTGGCGGACAATCCGGATCAACGCCTTGAGCCAACATCGCATCTCTCTTAGCCTTTCTCATCGCATCTCTTTCGGCCCGAATCTTGGCAATATGTTCTGGTGTCACTATGGGTTTCGATTTCTTACCTTTCTTGCCCTTCTTTTTAGTTTGAGGTATCGAACCATCGCCAGTTGGATGTCTTATATCTTTAACAGGCTTATTATTTTGCATATTTGAAGTAGACGGAACATCTGGAGTAGCcactttaatttctttttcctgtGTCATATTTAATATCCCTAATCACAGTAAAGAAGTTTCAAGGTAACTATATCCTCATCTTACGGcaatattgatattatttcCTTACATTTGCACTCTTAACCATTCAATGCAGCCATTTTTTTGACAGACTAGAGATCTTTCTGCACGAAACAACTCTCGAAGAGTTTTTATTAATTAAGGATCGAGTATGTCATCATAAAAGAGTTAGATCTTGGGACTACTCTTGAGGGACCACTCAGTATAAGGTATTAACAGATATTAGGAATGGCATTTTACAAGATCGCCCTAAAAAGATCACTCATCGGCGTACCACACACAACGAAGAGCATTGTGAAAAGCTTGGGTTTAGGTAAGAGAGGGTCTATAGTCTATAAAAGAGTGAACCCAGCCATAGCTGGTTCCCTAGCTAAAGTGAAAGAGTTAGTTACAGTAAAAGTCACAAAGCATGAACTAACACCATCTCAGCAACGTGTACTGAGAATGTCTAACCCTGGGTTCGTAGTAGAGAAGAGAAGCACAGTTTAAAGCAATGAGAAGTGAAGCAATTGGATTCACCTTCTTCTCGATATTCCTGACTTACATATGTATATagtgtttttcttttctttatagGCAAAAATCTCGTTAGTATTTATGCAAATTAAACtataaagaaatcaataCGTTAACTGCAACTGAATACTGAGAAACGAACTCAGACTTAGCGCACCACAAGCGtactttgaaatatattcaactttaattatcaataatttatatttatatatatatatataatttttattttcttataCTCATTGTCAGTAAAAGATAAATCCAATGCtgtatattatatttacagggaaaaaatatgcatTATCCATTACTTTTCGACCTTCGAAAAAACGTTCCTTTTTATAGCTTTTCCAGCTCTAACATTCCCTCTAGACAATCTATCTTGGAAATTTTACAATCTTTCACAATATCTCCAATCATTGGATAATACTTAGCTTTTGGTTGCAATTTCAATGTTCCTCTAGCAAATGACAAGCTTGGAAAAACGCAACCAGCAAATCCGTTTTGTGGCACTGATGTTATCATTACATCATATGTCCTTCCTGGATCTGACTTCGCTAGCTTCTTTAAATAATTTAATGTCCAGTATGTTGATGAATCACGACTAGCCCTTTTCAATATATCTGCTCGAGATTGGATGGACCAGATTAGACTATCAATTTGAGTTTGTGTAAAACATAGCGGCTTTTTCTGCAAATGACGATGAATCTGTAGATGATTTATCAAGTCTGGAAAGCGACGAAGGGGTGATGTTACAGTCAAATACTGCTTAGCCCCAATCATTTCGTGCCTAAAGGGCCGACCGGTATAGAAACTCGAATTCAACAGTGATGAAAGCTTAACAATATCTCTCAACTTTGGAAAGAGTCCTTTTTTCGTACCTGTTATCATAGAATCATATTGCTGTTGTGCTATCAGATCCAACGGTAGCTGTTTATAACATCTAAACACACCACCGATATTGTTCTCTGCGAAATATCTACCCGTTAAGGTATTGGCCAAGATCATCATTTCTGAGACCAAGACGGTAGACGGTGTTTCCTCTTGGTTTGAAAACGATACCTCAGTCAATTCACCTTCTGCATTAGCGTTTAACGTCACCATACCTTTGTTGAAACCTTCCCCAAAAATAACagcattatttttctttatacGTTGCTCTCTCAATAATTTGGAAATCATGGATAAGCTTTCCAAATCTGCTTTCACAGGAGATGATTCATTATCGGGTGCACTAAGAATCTTATCGACATCATCGTAAGTTGCTTTGGGAAAATTCGACACAAAGCCTTTCCGGATTCTAAAACTGTCATACATAATTTCAAGAGATTTCCCACATCCTTGATAACCAACTTTTACGTCGACAGAGAAGGATATTGTTTTTGTCCTTTTTCCATGTTTTCCCAAGTCAGAAAGATGACAAATAGCTTGAGGAAGCATGGGAACAACTACATCTGGTAAATAGGTGGTAAAGGACCTCTTGAAAGCAATATTCAGAATATCCGTGCTAATACCCACAGAATCAATAGCAGTACTTTCTGGGAACATAGATGTTGGATCTGCAATATGAATATGTAGAGTGTACATTCCATCCTTACCGTGATTTTCTACTGAAACACCATCATCAATCTCATGTGCAGTATCTGAATCTATACAAAAAACCCTAAGATCACCAAAGTCATATCTATCACTATCATTACCGGAGTTCTCCCTTTGTAAATCTTCTATATTAGTTAAATAATATAGTTTTTGTTGCGATTCCATCAATTTCGAGGAAGAAGGCAATGCTAGATCCATATTCAGTAGTAATGGATTAGATAATGAATTTGGTACAATCTCATTGATCAAATCCTGACATACATCTCTTGTAATATCATAATCCTTGTAGCGTACTATCTTTCTAAATATTTTGGAGATCAGAGTTACTATAATCCCATTATTGTGAAAGTTACCAGCCGcaaaatctttcaacaGTTGGATTACAGAAGGatataaatttgaaatatctCGATACTTCCTTTCGTTTACCAGCTTCACAAACGTATTAACTTCCTTGTAACTATTAGCTTCTAGTTTCTCTATTACCTGTGCGTAGTATAAATGTTGTGATTTTAAAGGGACAATCGTTACCGATATAGGTGACAGCAGGGCTGTGTTCAGATGTATTTCTCCCCAAAGATTAGATTCTTGTTGTTGTAAAATAGCCCAGTACGTGGAAACAAAGGTAGGCGAATTTATTGCCACATTGTCTGCAGTGTGATAATTATTCACTAAATCTGTTAAATAATCTATTCCATATTTACCGTCCAAAGCTTTATTCAAATCCAATTTCTGGACCAACCCGACTAAGGTGAAAAAAGGGATTTGCCACGGTCCCATATAATTTTGTAATGATCTGTGAAGAAGCTGCAGCTTTTTTGTAGTAATTGGCAAACATTTCCAAGCTAATTTTGAGATTTGTGCAGGATACCTACTAGTTATTAACTGTCTTGTCACGATCGGCAAAATATTCGTTTGGTTAGAAATGTTCTTTAAAGTTCCGATAGGCAAATGTTTGTGATGACCCTCGGGTTGTATTAAAGAATTGACTCCAACAGGTAGTTTATGAGGGATCCTCAATAACACTCGATTTTTTGTTGCAAAACACATGGTTCCGTCAATAGCAACAAAGGTATACCGTGGATCCATAGTACTACTGGGAAGACTCACACACATTGCTAATTCGTTTGGTTTgactttcaaaagaaccaaatCACCAACGTTCAGAGGGTTTTCCATTAATTGAGCGGGTTGAAATTCCATTGGGTCTAAGTCCTTTAACTTTGTATCTAGTTGCACATCTGAATTTATTAACTTGTGGAAGgaaatttttggtttcGTTAAAGACCGCCAGGTATTAGTGTACCATGCTTCGGAGGGTTTAATGTATCTATCTTTATAACGTTGATAGAATTCCTCTTTGATCTGAGAGAGTTGTTTTAATTCAATATCAGGCTCCAATCCTTTTGTTCGCTGtaaaaaatctttatttATCGATTCTATATCCTTCTCTGTTCCAACTGAACCATTTGCTCCGCTTTCGATCACTTGTTCATTATCTAGTAGTTGTGTATAATCAAACTGTGCTTTTGCTTGCTGCCTCTTCTTACTTTGCTGTCGTTTGCCTCTCGTGGTCACTCTGAAGCAAGGGCCGCAAGAATGAAAACTTCTTGCAATGAGAAGAATATGTGCATTCCCCCTAGCTACCATCACCTAACCGTATTATATGTTTGCTTACAGATATGTATAGCCAATTAGGAACCTTATTAGATACGATTGCTAATATTTGAGTCGCTGCGAGTATCTAAGCGTATTCGGatttttattgatgtttCCCCGAACAGAAATCTCGATGAGTTAGAAATAAACTATATCTGTAATTATTTATGCaccaaaagaacaaaaatcaAGATCAATCGTCATGAGCAAGCCAGTACACTTTGTGAAAGCTAATAGCGGCGACAACAGCCACCGATTAGGTGGTCAGTATTCTATTCCTCAAGATTTGAGGGAAAACTTGCAGAAAGAGGCTATACGTATTGGTGACAAGGAAAAAGATGTgctacaagaaaaaatggaagcTAAGACAGTGCAAAATGGAGAAGATTCGTACCACAAACGAAGGTTTGATATGGAGCTTGAACCCAGTGCTGATACTAAGATTATTACATCTGATCAAAACAGTCCAATCCCTGTCGTGccaaggaaaagaaaatctcGTTGGGATGTAAAAGGGTACGAACCACCTGAAGAATCTCAAATAACGGCAAAACAAAGTTctgataattttttgaataacgTAGAAGGAATGCACGATTTGGCATATTTTAAACCTTCTGACCACAAATATTTTGCTGATATTATATCCAAAAAACCTTTAGATGAGTTAAGTAaggatgaaaagaaagaaagagcaTTTTTGACGTTACttctgaaaataaaaaatgggaATACAGTGAGCAGGAGGACATCTATGCGACTTTTAACCGAGAGAGCTGTAACATTTGGTCCAGAAATGATATTTAATCGATTGTTACCCATTTTATTAGACAGGACCCTGGAAGACCAAGAAAGACATTTAATGATTAAGACCATAGACCGAGTTCTCTACAAACTAGGAGATTTAACAAGACCTTACGCTCATAAAATACTAGTAGTAACCGCTCCGTTGCTAATTGATGAAGATCCAATAGTTCGTTCAACTGGCCATGAAATAATCACAAATTTGTCGACTGTTACTGGTCTAACGACAATGCTGACAATCATGAGAcctgatattgaaaatgaggaTGAGTACATCAGGAACATAACTGCAAGAGCAATGGCCGTCGTGGCAAAAGCTCTTGGAGTTAATCAGTTACTTCCTTTCATCAACGCTGCATGTCATTCGCGGAAATCATGGAAAGCAAGACATACGGGTATAAAAATTGTAAAGCAAATAGGTATAGTTTCAGGGATAGGTGTACTAAATCATCTCACTGGGCTAATGAGTTGTATCAAGGACGGCCTAATGGACGATCACGTTCCGGTACGGATTATTACAGCAAACACTCTATCTACGCTAGCCGAAAATTCTTATCCATATGGTATCGAAGTCTTCAACGTTATACTAGAGCCCTTGTGGAAGGGTATAAGAAGCCATCGAGGCAAAGTgttatcttcttttttgaaagctgTTGGATCTATGATTCCATTAATGGATCCAGAGTATGCTGGTTACTACACTACAGAAGCAATGAGAATAATCAAACGAGAATTCGATACTCCTGAcgatgaaatgaaaaagactATTCTTTTAGTACTACAAAAGTGTAGTGAGGTTGAATCTATAACGCCAAAGTTTTTAAGGGAAGAAATTGCACCGGAGTTCTTTCATAAATTTTGGGTCAGGCGTGTAGCTCTAGACAGGTCATTGAACAAGGTCGTTACGTATACAACAGTTGTATTAGCAAAGAAATTAGGCTGTTCCTATACCATTGATAGACTATTAAAACCTTTGAGAGATGAAGCTGAACCGTTCAGAACAATGGCAGTCCATGCTGTTACTAAAACAGTGAATTTACTAGGAACTACGGATATGGATGGAAGATTAGAAATGAGGCTTATCGACGCACTTTTGATAGCATTTCAGGAACAAACAAATGGCGATTCTATAATATTCAAAGGCTTTGGGGCGGTTACTGTTTCACTTAACAATCGAATGAAGCCATTTTTAGCACCTATTGTGAGTACAATATTAAATCATCTGAAACATAAAACTCCTTTAACTCGTCAACACGCAGCAGATCTATGTGCCATATTAATACCGGTCATCAAAAACTGtcatgaatttgaaatgttGAATAAGTTGAACATTATTTTGTACGAATCCTTAGGTGAAGTGTACCCGGAGGTATTGGGTTCCATAATCAACGCTATGTACTGCATTTCGAGTGTCATGGACTTGGATAAACTTCAGCCTCCCATCAACCAGATTTTACCGACCCTAACTCCAATTTTAAGAAACAAGCACAGAAAAGTCGAGGTGAATACTATTAAATTTGTAGGGCTTATTGGTAAGTTAGCGCCCACTTATGCCCCTCCAAAAGAATGGATGAGAATCTGTTTTGAGCTATtagaacttttgaaaagtacaaataaagaaataagaagaTCGGCGAATACCACATTTGGTTTTATTGCGAAAGCAATTGGACCTCACGATGTCCTCGTTGCATTATTAAACAACTTGAAGGTT from Saccharomyces mikatae IFO 1815 strain IFO1815 genome assembly, chromosome: 13 encodes:
- the MRPL33 gene encoding mitochondrial 54S ribosomal protein uL30m (similar to Saccharomyces cerevisiae MRPL33 (YMR286W); ancestral locus Anc_8.851); this translates as MAFYKIALKRSLIGVPHTTKSIVKSLGLGKRGSIVYKRVNPAIAGSLAKVKELVTVKVTKHELTPSQQRVLRMSNPGFVVEKRSTV
- the DSS1 gene encoding exoribonuclease II (similar to Saccharomyces cerevisiae DSS1 (YMR287C); ancestral locus Anc_8.853); translated protein: MVARGNAHILLIARSFHSCGPCFRVTTRGKRQQSKKRQQAKAQFDYTQLLDNEQVIESGANGSVGTEKDIESINKDFLQRTKGLEPDIELKQLSQIKEEFYQRYKDRYIKPSEAWYTNTWRSLTKPKISFHKLINSDVQLDTKLKDLDPMEFQPAQLMENPLNVGDLVLLKVKPNELAMCVSLPSSTMDPRYTFVAIDGTMCFATKNRVLLRIPHKLPVGVNSLIQPEGHHKHLPIGTLKNISNQTNILPIVTRQLITSRYPAQISKLAWKCLPITTKKLQLLHRSLQNYMGPWQIPFFTLVGLVQKLDLNKALDGKYGIDYLTDLVNNYHTADNVAINSPTFVSTYWAILQQQESNLWGEIHLNTALLSPISVTIVPLKSQHLYYAQVIEKLEANSYKEVNTFVKLVNERKYRDISNLYPSVIQLLKDFAAGNFHNNGIIVTLISKIFRKIVRYKDYDITRDVCQDLINEIVPNSLSNPLLLNMDLALPSSSKLMESQQKLYYLTNIEDLQRENSGNDSDRYDFGDLRVFCIDSDTAHEIDDGVSVENHGKDGMYTLHIHIADPTSMFPESTAIDSVGISTDILNIAFKRSFTTYLPDVVVPMLPQAICHLSDLGKHGKRTKTISFSVDVKVGYQGCGKSLEIMYDSFRIRKGFVSNFPKATYDDVDKILSAPDNESSPVKADLESLSMISKLLREQRIKKNNAVIFGEGFNKGMVTLNANAEGELTEVSFSNQEETPSTVLVSEMMILANTLTGRYFAENNIGGVFRCYKQLPLDLIAQQQYDSMITGTKKGLFPKLRDIVKLSSLLNSSFYTGRPFRHEMIGAKQYLTVTSPLRRFPDLINHLQIHRHLQKKPLCFTQTQIDSLIWSIQSRADILKRASRDSSTYWTLNYLKKLAKSDPGRTYDVMITSVPQNGFAGCVFPSLSFARGTLKLQPKAKYYPMIGDIVKDCKISKIDCLEGMLELEKL
- the HSH155 gene encoding U2 snRNP complex subunit HSH155 (similar to Saccharomyces cerevisiae HSH155 (YMR288W); ancestral locus Anc_5.46); the protein is MSKPVHFVKANSGDNSHRLGGQYSIPQDLRENLQKEAIRIGDKEKDVLQEKMEAKTVQNGEDSYHKRRFDMELEPSADTKIITSDQNSPIPVVPRKRKSRWDVKGYEPPEESQITAKQSSDNFLNNVEGMHDLAYFKPSDHKYFADIISKKPLDELSKDEKKERAFLTLLLKIKNGNTVSRRTSMRLLTERAVTFGPEMIFNRLLPILLDRTLEDQERHLMIKTIDRVLYKLGDLTRPYAHKILVVTAPLLIDEDPIVRSTGHEIITNLSTVTGLTTMLTIMRPDIENEDEYIRNITARAMAVVAKALGVNQLLPFINAACHSRKSWKARHTGIKIVKQIGIVSGIGVLNHLTGLMSCIKDGLMDDHVPVRIITANTLSTLAENSYPYGIEVFNVILEPLWKGIRSHRGKVLSSFLKAVGSMIPLMDPEYAGYYTTEAMRIIKREFDTPDDEMKKTILLVLQKCSEVESITPKFLREEIAPEFFHKFWVRRVALDRSLNKVVTYTTVVLAKKLGCSYTIDRLLKPLRDEAEPFRTMAVHAVTKTVNLLGTTDMDGRLEMRLIDALLIAFQEQTNGDSIIFKGFGAVTVSLNNRMKPFLAPIVSTILNHLKHKTPLTRQHAADLCAILIPVIKNCHEFEMLNKLNIILYESLGEVYPEVLGSIINAMYCISSVMDLDKLQPPINQILPTLTPILRNKHRKVEVNTIKFVGLIGKLAPTYAPPKEWMRICFELLELLKSTNKEIRRSANTTFGFIAKAIGPHDVLVALLNNLKVQERQLRVCTAVAIGIVAKVCGPYNVLPVIMNEYTTPETNVQNGVLKAMSFMFEYIGSMSKDYIYFITPLLEDALTDRDLVHRQTASNVISHLALNCSGTGHEDAFVHLLNLLIPNIFETSPHAIMRILEGLEALSQAVGPGMFMNYIWAGLFHPAKNVRKAFWRVYNNLYVMYQDSMVPFYPVTPQNDEEYVEELDLVL